The segment GGGGAGAAGCAGGCGCTGTGGGTTCCCCGGAAAGGGTAACGCTCCCTTGGCGTACTGATCGCTCAAATACAGATGCACAAGATAAAAATCGCCTACCTGATCGACACCATTATCTGTGATACGGCGGGAACGGAGAAGCAACTCCTCCAGATTATTCAGCGACTCGATCGGAACATTTTCGAGCCGTCCCTGGTCTGTTTGTGGAAATCTTCCTGGATGGAGATGAATCCCCTCCCTTGCGAGGTGATCACCCTCGGATATCGCGGCTTCATCAAGCCCAATATTATTAACGTGTTGGGAAGATGGGTTGATCTCCTAAGGGAGAGGAAATTCGATATCGTCCATACCTTTTTCGAAGACGCCATTTTTGTCGGCTACCTCGGCGCCTTGCTCAGCCGGTCTGTGCCGGTTTTGTTGTCGAGCCGCCGGGACATGGGGTTGGGGGAGCAGCCTTGGTATCACTCGGCCTACCGACAGGTCCTCCCTTTTGTCAATCGGCGGTTCGATGGAATCGTCGCGAACAGCCATAACCTCAAAAGGTATGTCATTGAACGGGAGCGGCTCTCCGAGGAGAAGGTAACGGTCATCCACAACGGGGTCAGCATCCCCCTCGTTGTAGCGCCGAAGCCGCCGATTTTCTGCGAGAATCGTGCCGACCTCTGGATCGGCATCGCGGCGAACTTGAAGCCGGTAAAGCGAATCGATCTCTTTCTTCAAGCCGTGGCGAAAGTAAAAGCCGCTTTCCCCGAAGGGTTCCGCGTTCGGGCGGTCGTTTTGGGGGCCGGACCGAAGCGAGACGCACTTTATACCCTTTCGGGATTTCTGGGACTCTCGGGGGATGTCCATTTCTTGGGGGCGGTTCCCGA is part of the Candidatus Manganitrophus noduliformans genome and harbors:
- a CDS encoding glycosyltransferase, coding for MHKIKIAYLIDTIICDTAGTEKQLLQIIQRLDRNIFEPSLVCLWKSSWMEMNPLPCEVITLGYRGFIKPNIINVLGRWVDLLRERKFDIVHTFFEDAIFVGYLGALLSRSVPVLLSSRRDMGLGEQPWYHSAYRQVLPFVNRRFDGIVANSHNLKRYVIERERLSEEKVTVIHNGVSIPLVVAPKPPIFCENRADLWIGIAANLKPVKRIDLFLQAVAKVKAAFPEGFRVRAVVLGAGPKRDALYTLSGFLGLSGDVHFLGAVPDVTPYLQHLDIGVLCSDREGFSNALLEYMSCALPVVATNVGGNAELVDSSNGFCVPPGDPEALAEALIKLALDPVLRKEMGRRSLEKVERTYFWEKTMRELEDYYCGLLKRFPAQMYEHVF